A region of Catenibacterium mitsuokai DNA encodes the following proteins:
- a CDS encoding type II toxin-antitoxin system RelB/DinJ family antitoxin produces the protein MANTTAVYARIDTGLKENAEEILSQLGITPSSAIQMLYSQIVLTRGLPLDLHLPPTNPTAIGGMSREELDAELRKGVESLKSAKTYTADQVDAELAKEFGI, from the coding sequence ATGGCAAATACAACAGCTGTTTATGCCCGTATTGATACAGGGCTAAAAGAAAATGCTGAAGAGATTCTTTCTCAATTAGGCATTACGCCATCTAGTGCAATTCAGATGCTGTATAGTCAGATTGTATTAACCAGAGGTCTACCGCTTGACCTGCATTTACCTCCTACTAATCCAACTGCAATTGGTGGTATGAGTAGAGAAGAACTTGATGCAGAGTTAAGAAAAGGTGTTGAGTCATTAAAATCGGCAAAAACCTATACGGCAGATCAGGTTGATGCAGAATTGGCTAAGGAATTTGGCATATGA
- a CDS encoding type II toxin-antitoxin system RelE/ParE family toxin — MNDRYSVIYNEEARKDIKEIYTYIAFKLMVPITAEDQINRIRKLIHSLDCMPSRYPIVEWEPWKSYGMHRAQVNHYVVYYEVDDSQMEVIIIRIFYDGQDVEGITSHISTDN, encoded by the coding sequence ATGAATGACAGGTATTCTGTAATCTATAATGAGGAAGCACGAAAAGATATTAAAGAGATTTATACTTATATTGCTTTTAAGTTAATGGTTCCTATTACTGCCGAGGATCAGATAAACAGAATTAGAAAATTGATCCATTCTCTTGATTGCATGCCTTCAAGATATCCAATTGTTGAATGGGAACCATGGAAGAGTTATGGAATGCATAGAGCACAGGTGAATCATTATGTTGTCTATTACGAAGTAGATGATAGTCAGATGGAAGTCATAATTATCAGAATATTCTATGATGGGCAAGATGTAGAAGGTATTACGTCACATATTAGTACTGATAATTGA
- a CDS encoding exonuclease SbcCD subunit D yields MRLFHLSDLHIGLKLMNRDLIEDQQYILDKIVRYAKERQPDAIMIAGDIYDKAVPSAEAVSLFDDFVTSLKEAVPQSTIMMISGNHDSAPRIDCFRQVLLKQNLYMVGNPPEKEEDHIERITLNDNYGPVHFYLLPFVKPSMVKNIIGTNDGRNYSYNETLKKLIEREEINTEDRNVLISHQFYLPVNKKAEDIERADSEIRTAGNIDEVSGEVLLPFDYAALGHIHKPMKVGSDLYRYCGTPLAYSMSEAGQDKGIIEIEMKEKGVVETQVLPLKPLHELRIIEGELKDVLEQSCDDFVRVVLTDKQDLNVFEMQEKLKNAFPRLLEIRRENIRKNNYQAVVKKDVKMDPFSLCTDFLNGVDEEEKELLEDIINHVKGV; encoded by the coding sequence ATGAGATTATTTCATTTATCTGATCTTCATATTGGCTTAAAGCTGATGAATAGAGACTTAATTGAAGATCAACAATATATACTTGATAAAATTGTACGTTATGCAAAAGAAAGACAACCGGATGCAATTATGATTGCAGGAGATATTTATGATAAGGCTGTTCCTAGTGCTGAAGCAGTGAGTTTATTTGATGATTTTGTGACTTCTTTAAAGGAAGCAGTACCCCAATCTACTATTATGATGATTTCTGGTAATCATGATAGTGCTCCTAGAATAGATTGTTTTAGACAGGTACTACTTAAACAGAACCTCTATATGGTAGGTAACCCTCCTGAAAAAGAAGAAGATCATATTGAAAGAATTACTTTAAATGACAATTATGGACCTGTACATTTCTACCTTCTTCCTTTTGTGAAGCCATCCATGGTTAAAAACATTATAGGCACTAACGATGGAAGAAATTATTCTTATAATGAAACACTTAAAAAATTAATAGAAAGAGAAGAAATAAATACAGAGGATAGAAATGTATTGATTTCTCATCAGTTTTATTTACCTGTTAATAAGAAAGCAGAAGATATAGAACGTGCAGATTCTGAAATACGTACTGCAGGTAATATTGATGAAGTGAGTGGAGAAGTTTTACTTCCTTTTGATTATGCGGCATTAGGGCATATTCATAAGCCTATGAAGGTAGGAAGTGACTTGTATCGTTATTGTGGGACACCTCTCGCTTATTCTATGAGTGAGGCAGGACAAGATAAAGGTATTATTGAAATAGAAATGAAAGAGAAGGGGGTTGTAGAAACACAGGTTCTTCCTTTAAAACCACTCCATGAATTAAGAATTATTGAAGGGGAATTAAAGGATGTATTAGAACAGTCTTGTGATGATTTTGTGAGAGTAGTACTTACAGATAAACAGGACCTCAATGTCTTTGAAATGCAGGAGAAGTTAAAGAACGCCTTTCCTCGATTATTAGAAATTAGAAGAGAAAATATAAGAAAGAATAACTATCAGGCAGTCGTGAAGAAGGATGTCAAAATGGATCCATTTTCTTTATGTACTGATTTCTTAAATGGTGTTGATGAAGAAGAAAAAGAACTTCTAGAAGATATTATCAACCATGTGAAGGGAGTATAA
- a CDS encoding AAA family ATPase, translating to MKPIKLVMEAFGSYASKTIIDFSEPNQNLFLITGDTGAGKTTIFDAIVFALYGESSSTLNKKTGTLLQSQFASLDVKPYVELTFSQGYGDDEKIYTIHRIPQHYTYYKAGAKKGLRKEKAESGSIALMMPDGSEYPQKEANKKIIDIVHLTKEQFMQVAMIAQGEFMDVLRKTSNEKKEIFRKLFHTEIYNDIVEELNQRRKETEKSIGDIKTKCMSEAGHLSVDEGYEQLVFYIEAIKRGEISYLDELVQELEVYCKIQEEKLNEQKQSLNETEKLKEEKKFQLDKGRELIDAYSNLEVASKQLTALVAHKEVIENNYKMASTIDHAYKIKQAYDAYVDADKQLKLTQSKLDEELKREPELRSKYEELKEKDNRADIKHEEFVRYCTQETDKTKKDLDNRKTLSDKTKEISDINKHTDDSIEQLNHIKNSKKSLVKKQEEGKKELDTLKDVDTEAVVLESQRKDFKLKVESYNQLVKDFNSIQIKEKEFITTQHNYARLSENYGKKNHIYEEANKIFLDAQAGILASTLVEGTPCPVCGSIHHPSPACLKEGKVPTKEELKDLRETKDQALILMQKESAKASSLKTTLDDMKTKYDLDLSKLGAILECDNDLELFEKTLVNEKQILQQQADHLRDKKERFNELNTLLESIDIKLKQYEEKETAITEAIHQYEVKKASLDTTISQLKNQLSYASVEEAQKALDKLIKDQEAEDIAYKLFKQKVSASQTAYDKCHTLINTYNESLPRLKERVEQADNHYSHLVEELQCDDWQNIISKYQEKDIQQFNEQYISYTRKFSEYTSKKETIEKGINGQPCPELTVLENEYNQAMDTYKNQAGVVQVLEHNYTNNNESLNTLDDIVTHAKKLIHKNHQLTTLYNQLSGNVSGSRMDLETYVQRTYLERILVEANRRFYDMSAGQYELHLKNIEQAGEGKNKGLDLMVYSFVTDSEREINTLSGGESFMAALSLALGMADEIKESAAGIDLDIMFIDEGFGSLDDHSRDEAVKVLMDMSEGTKLIGIISHVSELKQEIEDQLVVSKDDNGSHVKWQIS from the coding sequence ATGAAGCCTATTAAACTTGTAATGGAAGCTTTTGGTTCCTATGCATCTAAAACTATTATTGACTTTAGTGAACCAAATCAGAACTTATTCTTAATCACTGGAGATACTGGCGCAGGTAAAACGACAATCTTTGATGCAATCGTATTTGCTTTATATGGTGAAAGCAGTTCGACTCTTAATAAAAAGACAGGAACTCTTTTGCAGAGCCAATTTGCCTCATTAGACGTCAAACCCTATGTAGAACTTACTTTCTCTCAAGGTTATGGCGATGATGAAAAGATTTATACGATTCATCGTATTCCTCAACATTATACTTATTATAAAGCAGGGGCTAAAAAGGGCTTGAGAAAAGAGAAAGCTGAATCTGGAAGTATCGCATTAATGATGCCGGATGGGTCTGAGTATCCGCAGAAGGAAGCCAATAAGAAGATTATTGATATTGTTCATTTGACTAAGGAACAGTTCATGCAGGTCGCAATGATTGCTCAGGGTGAGTTCATGGATGTATTACGTAAGACATCGAATGAAAAGAAGGAAATCTTTAGAAAACTTTTCCATACAGAAATCTATAATGATATTGTAGAAGAACTCAATCAACGTAGAAAAGAAACTGAGAAGAGTATTGGTGATATCAAGACAAAATGTATGAGTGAAGCAGGACATTTAAGTGTGGATGAAGGATATGAACAATTGGTGTTCTATATTGAAGCAATTAAAAGAGGAGAAATCAGTTACTTAGATGAACTTGTACAAGAATTAGAAGTTTATTGTAAGATTCAGGAAGAAAAACTGAATGAACAGAAACAATCTTTAAATGAAACTGAAAAATTAAAGGAAGAGAAGAAGTTTCAGTTAGATAAGGGAAGAGAACTGATTGATGCTTATTCAAATTTGGAAGTAGCCAGTAAACAGTTAACTGCTTTAGTTGCTCATAAAGAAGTAATTGAAAATAACTATAAGATGGCGTCAACAATTGATCATGCTTATAAGATCAAACAGGCATATGATGCTTATGTAGACGCTGATAAGCAATTGAAATTAACGCAAAGTAAACTCGATGAAGAGTTAAAAAGAGAGCCTGAACTGCGTTCAAAGTATGAAGAACTAAAAGAAAAGGATAATCGTGCTGATATAAAACACGAAGAATTTGTTAGATATTGTACACAAGAAACGGATAAAACGAAGAAAGATTTAGATAATAGAAAAACATTAAGTGATAAAACAAAAGAAATATCTGATATCAATAAACATACAGATGATTCTATTGAACAGCTGAATCATATAAAGAATTCTAAGAAATCATTAGTTAAGAAGCAGGAAGAAGGCAAAAAAGAATTAGACACTTTAAAAGATGTTGATACAGAAGCCGTTGTATTAGAGTCACAGCGTAAAGATTTCAAACTGAAGGTGGAATCTTATAATCAGCTAGTCAAAGATTTCAACAGTATTCAAATTAAAGAAAAAGAATTCATCACTACGCAGCATAACTATGCACGTTTAAGTGAAAACTATGGAAAGAAGAATCATATATATGAAGAGGCAAATAAGATCTTCCTAGATGCACAGGCAGGTATATTGGCTTCTACTCTTGTAGAAGGGACTCCTTGTCCTGTGTGTGGTTCTATCCATCATCCATCTCCTGCCTGCTTAAAAGAGGGTAAGGTACCAACCAAAGAAGAATTAAAAGATTTAAGAGAGACAAAAGATCAGGCGCTCATCTTAATGCAGAAAGAAAGTGCTAAGGCTTCTTCTTTAAAGACAACATTGGATGATATGAAAACAAAATATGATCTAGATTTAAGCAAGCTTGGTGCGATACTTGAATGTGATAATGATCTAGAATTATTTGAAAAGACATTGGTGAATGAAAAACAGATATTACAACAACAGGCTGATCATTTAAGAGATAAGAAAGAACGTTTCAATGAATTAAATACACTTCTTGAAAGTATTGATATAAAGTTGAAACAATATGAAGAGAAGGAAACTGCAATCACTGAGGCGATTCATCAATATGAAGTCAAGAAAGCTTCTCTTGATACAACTATTTCGCAATTAAAGAATCAGTTAAGCTATGCATCAGTAGAAGAAGCACAGAAGGCTTTAGATAAACTTATAAAGGATCAAGAGGCAGAAGATATTGCCTATAAGTTATTTAAACAGAAAGTGAGTGCTTCTCAAACAGCCTATGATAAGTGTCATACATTGATTAACACTTATAATGAATCTCTTCCACGATTAAAAGAAAGAGTTGAACAGGCAGATAACCATTATTCTCATCTAGTCGAAGAACTTCAGTGTGATGACTGGCAGAATATTATTTCAAAGTATCAGGAAAAAGATATTCAGCAGTTTAATGAACAGTATATTAGCTATACAAGAAAGTTTTCTGAATATACTTCTAAGAAGGAAACAATTGAAAAAGGAATTAATGGACAGCCATGTCCTGAACTTACTGTATTAGAAAATGAATACAATCAGGCAATGGATACTTATAAAAATCAAGCGGGTGTTGTACAGGTATTAGAACATAATTATACAAATAACAACGAATCATTAAATACCTTAGATGATATAGTGACTCATGCGAAAAAGCTGATTCATAAGAATCATCAATTGACAACTTTATATAATCAGCTTTCAGGTAATGTATCGGGATCTAGAATGGATTTAGAAACCTACGTTCAAAGAACATATCTAGAACGTATTCTTGTTGAAGCCAACAGACGTTTCTATGACATGTCTGCTGGTCAATATGAATTACATTTAAAGAATATTGAACAGGCGGGAGAAGGTAAAAACAAAGGGCTGGACTTAATGGTTTATTCTTTTGTGACTGATTCTGAAAGAGAAATTAATACATTGTCCGGTGGAGAATCATTTATGGCTGCACTTTCTTTAGCTTTAGGTATGGCAGATGAGATCAAGGAAAGTGCTGCAGGTATTGATTTAGATATCATGTTTATTGATGAAGGTTTTGGCTCTCTCGACGATCATTCAAGAGATGAAGCTGTTAAAGTACTTATGGATATGTCAGAAGGAACTAAGCTGATTGGTATTATTTCTCACGTATCAGAATTAAAACAGGAAATAGAAGATCAATTAGTTGTCTCAAAAGATGACAATGGTTCCCATGTAAAATGGCAGATCAGCTAA
- a CDS encoding DUF1292 domain-containing protein, whose protein sequence is MKNIITLKDASGTDIEFKMLDQFTHEERTYVVLMPHNESTTQVSIYEVVPTKDEGVDGLLGITPELTNVLFEVFKERNKDKFNFVEE, encoded by the coding sequence ATGAAAAATATTATTACACTAAAAGATGCATCGGGTACAGATATTGAATTCAAGATGCTTGATCAATTCACTCATGAAGAGCGTACATATGTCGTCCTTATGCCACATAATGAATCTACAACTCAGGTCTCTATCTATGAAGTAGTGCCTACTAAAGATGAGGGTGTAGATGGCTTATTAGGTATCACACCGGAATTGACTAATGTTCTCTTTGAAGTATTCAAAGAAAGAAACAAAGATAAATTCAATTTTGTAGAAGAATAG
- a CDS encoding tubulin-like doman-containing protein — MGLQSSRNMNLADPIIIAGLGGLGGGVIDSLKGKIKNDYDDINRVEMRIVDMTSHVKKTHITNDEIIILDPRGTDCDRTLGQSIFRDEKVYEGIRSEFKTLIEKMISIAGEDHINVLIASGIVGGTGGGIFVDFTYMIHDLFRECHHKNYSICAYMFDAESTDDQDEKNQQMKRNGQEALEELQHNMNITTQEHLYHATIGQREITCRKTLFEEYKHISFCLGDDDKLDDLKKRMSTLMIEEFLY; from the coding sequence ATGGGGCTACAATCTAGTAGAAACATGAATCTCGCAGATCCTATTATTATTGCAGGATTAGGAGGACTTGGTGGCGGTGTCATTGATTCCTTAAAAGGTAAAATAAAAAATGATTATGATGATATAAATAGAGTAGAAATGAGAATTGTGGATATGACTTCTCATGTTAAGAAAACACATATAACAAATGATGAAATCATTATCCTAGATCCTCGTGGAACAGATTGTGACAGAACACTTGGACAGAGCATCTTTAGAGATGAAAAGGTTTATGAAGGTATTAGAAGTGAATTTAAGACACTTATTGAGAAGATGATCTCTATTGCTGGAGAAGATCATATTAATGTATTGATCGCATCTGGTATTGTTGGTGGTACTGGCGGAGGCATCTTTGTTGATTTCACTTATATGATTCATGATTTGTTTAGGGAATGCCATCATAAGAACTATAGTATTTGTGCTTATATGTTTGATGCTGAAAGCACGGATGATCAGGATGAAAAGAATCAACAGATGAAGCGAAATGGTCAGGAAGCTTTAGAAGAATTACAACATAATATGAATATCACTACGCAGGAACATCTTTATCATGCAACAATCGGACAAAGAGAAATCACTTGCAGAAAGACATTATTTGAAGAATATAAACACATTTCTTTTTGTCTAGGTGATGATGATAAACTCGATGACTTAAAAAAGCGTATGAGTACATTAATGATTGAAGAATTCTTATACTAA